The following coding sequences are from one Triticum aestivum cultivar Chinese Spring chromosome 5A, IWGSC CS RefSeq v2.1, whole genome shotgun sequence window:
- the LOC123102885 gene encoding chaperone protein dnaJ GFA2, mitochondrial, with amino-acid sequence MARVAASRLATVVTSSKSKLEVFSRHLPAASSAWGTPSRLPNPARERRSPSWWCPSRSFHATARVNARDYYDVLGVSSDASASDIKKAYYGLAKKFHPDTNKDDSGAEKKFQEVNRAYEVLKDDDKRETYDQLGVEAYERLASGGGPDGSPDSGGDFAGDNPFSDIFTDIFDRGGQDVQIPVELSFMEAVQGCRKTITYEADVLCGTCNGSGVPPGTIPQTCKACRGAGVTFIQRGMLSFESTCSRCGGSGKIVKNFCKTCKGHQLVKGKKSVKLDIMAGIDDNEAIKVRGQGGADAERNKPGDLLLTIKVREDPIFRREGNHVHVDAVLSMAQAVLGGTVTIPTLTGNVSVKVRQGTQPGEKVVLRGKGIKAKNSSSYGNHYVHFNIRVPTELTPRQRELMEEFDKEESNDVARVAAASG; translated from the exons ATGGCGCGCGTCGCCGCCTCTAGGCTCGCCACCGTCGTGACCTCCTCGAAGTCGAAG CTCGAGGTGTTCTCCCGCCATCTCCCCGCCGCCTCGTCGGCGTGGGGCACCCCGTCGCGGCTTCCCAATCCAG CGAGGGAGAGAAGGAGCCCGAGTTGGTGGTGCCCGAGCAGGTCGTTCCATG CCACAGCGAGGGTGAATGCAAGGGATTACTATGATGTGCTCGGAGTGAGCTCGGATGCTTCTGCATCGGACATAAAGAAGGCATATTATGGG CTTGCAAAGAAGTTCCACCCCGATACTAATAAAGATGATTCTGGCGCAGAAAAGAAATTCCAAGAAGTTAACCGGGCCTATGAG GTTTTGAAGGATGATGATAAGCGCGAAACTTATGATCAG CTTGGAGTTGAAGCTTATGAGCGCCTAGCATCAGGGGGTGGCCCAGATGGTTCCCCTGATAGCGGTGGGGACTTTGCTGGTGATAATCCATTTAGTGATATTTTTACCGAT ATCTTTGACAGAGGAGGCCAAGATGTCCAG ATTCCTGTTGAATTGTCATTCATGGAAGCTGTCCAAGGATGCAGAAAAACTATTACATATGAGGCTGATGTTCTCTGTGGGACCTGCA ATGGAAGTGGCGTTCCACCTGGCACTATACCTCAAACATGTAAAGCTTGTAGAGGTGCTGGTGTG ACATTCATCCAGAGGGGTATGTTGAGTTTTGAATCTACTTGTTCTCGGTGCGGTGGAAGCGGAAAAATTGTGAAG aattTTTGCAAGACATGTAAGGGCCATCAGCTTGTCAAGGGGAAAAAATCAGTCAAGCTTGACATAATGGCTG GAATTGATGACAATGAGGCTATAAAGGTTCGTGGTCAGGGTGGTGCAGATGCGGAGCGCAATAAACCTGGTGACCTTCTTTTGACTATCAAG GTCAGAGAGGATCCTATCTTCCGTAGAGAAGGCAACCATGTGCATGTTGATGCTGTTCTAAGCATGGCCCAG GCTGTGCTAGGTGGGACTGTTACAATACCTACCCTCACCGGAAATGTTTCAGTCAAG GTTCGCCAAGGTACCCAACCAGGAGAGAAGGTTGTCCTACGGGGCAAAG GAATAAAGGCGAAGAATTCGTCATCGTACGGGAACCATTATGTTCACTTCAACATCAGAGTCCCAAC GGAGCTGACACCACGGCAACGGGAGCTGATGGAGGAGTTTGATAAAGAGGAGAGCAACGACGTGGCGAGAGTTGCGGCTGCATCTGGATGA